In Lujinxingia sediminis, a single genomic region encodes these proteins:
- the tolQ gene encoding protein TolQ: protein MLANLLSSPLLAEAAGSHISVIEIVMDADAVVTAILILLAVLSVISWYIIGYKALYFRRAQAESQDFMDVFWQSKRLDAIYQSSEEFPRAPVSRVFKAGYIELSKLKGTGEGAGAESMRQQLGDIENVERSLRRASRTEMTELEKLVPFLATVGSTSPFIGLFGTVWGIMVAFLNISASGAAGIDVVGQPIAEALIVTAMGLFAAIPAVVAYNLFVNKIKVLGGEMDNFSSDFLNIVKRHFFK from the coding sequence ATGCTCGCAAACCTCCTGTCGTCGCCCCTTCTTGCCGAAGCCGCCGGCTCGCACATCAGCGTCATCGAGATCGTGATGGATGCTGACGCCGTCGTCACCGCCATCCTGATTCTTCTGGCGGTGCTCAGCGTCATCTCCTGGTACATCATCGGCTACAAGGCTCTCTACTTCCGCCGCGCACAGGCCGAATCCCAGGACTTCATGGACGTCTTCTGGCAGTCCAAACGCCTCGACGCCATCTACCAGTCCTCCGAAGAGTTCCCCCGTGCCCCGGTCAGTCGCGTCTTCAAGGCGGGCTACATTGAGCTCTCCAAGCTCAAAGGAACCGGGGAGGGCGCCGGCGCCGAATCCATGCGCCAGCAGCTCGGAGATATCGAGAACGTCGAGCGCTCTCTGCGCCGCGCTTCCCGTACCGAGATGACTGAGCTGGAGAAACTTGTCCCCTTCCTCGCCACCGTCGGTTCGACCTCACCCTTCATCGGCCTCTTCGGCACGGTTTGGGGCATTATGGTTGCCTTCCTTAACATCAGCGCTTCCGGCGCAGCCGGCATCGACGTGGTAGGCCAGCCCATCGCCGAGGCTCTCATCGTCACCGCCATGGGCCTCTTCGCGGCCATTCCGGCCGTCGTCGCCTACAACTTGTTCGTTAACAAGATCAAAGTCTTAGGGGGCGAGATGGATAACTTCTCCTCGGACTTCCTCAACATCGTCAAGCGCCACTTCTTCAAGTAA
- a CDS encoding DPP IV N-terminal domain-containing protein, giving the protein MRPFALSPRHRRFGRSASALLGICLLLTPLYASAQDAPTSADSATEGDLSGIEVEVSGSARRTLLPVAVPDTQALAGADSAIADEVEQTLRRNLDLAGYFRVLPVDSFFFDTHNEGVAAADINFSNWMNVGAQGLVKSSVRAEGDQIALDLRLFSVDQGRQISLNWSASTLSPDDVRKEVNAFINAVIEHYTGQPGFFGSRIAYSQRTRSGAKHIYVMNIDGSGVQRITRNNAINLLPSFGPGGAIYFTSYQDQNPDLWVWRGGRVSKLSSRSGQNSGAAFCGGKLAVTLSLGGDNTDVYLISPEDGSVVQRLTDHWAIDVSPTWSPDCSRIAFVSGRSGGAHIYVMNADGTEQRRLTFQGTYNTTPEWSPRGDRIVFSGRDERNHYDIFSVDMQGNIERLTQDQGNNFEPSYSPDGRYLVFTSDRGGQGKRLWLMSADGLFQKLLTEEGSSYEEAAWER; this is encoded by the coding sequence ATGCGACCCTTCGCACTTTCCCCTCGCCACCGACGCTTCGGCCGGAGTGCTTCAGCCCTCCTTGGGATCTGCCTGCTCTTGACGCCGCTCTACGCCAGCGCCCAGGACGCTCCCACTTCCGCCGACAGTGCCACCGAAGGTGATCTTTCCGGCATTGAGGTCGAGGTCAGCGGCTCGGCCCGCCGCACCCTCCTCCCTGTCGCGGTCCCCGACACCCAGGCGCTGGCGGGCGCGGACAGTGCTATCGCCGACGAGGTTGAGCAGACCCTGCGCCGCAATCTCGACCTCGCCGGCTACTTCCGCGTGCTCCCCGTCGACAGCTTCTTCTTCGACACCCACAATGAGGGCGTCGCCGCCGCCGACATCAACTTCTCCAACTGGATGAACGTCGGTGCCCAGGGGCTCGTTAAAAGCTCGGTGCGCGCCGAAGGCGATCAGATCGCCCTCGACCTGCGCCTCTTCTCCGTCGACCAGGGCCGTCAGATCTCCCTGAACTGGTCGGCCAGCACGCTCAGCCCCGACGACGTGCGAAAGGAAGTCAACGCCTTCATCAATGCGGTCATTGAGCATTACACAGGCCAGCCCGGCTTCTTCGGATCGCGCATCGCGTACTCCCAGCGCACCCGCTCCGGTGCCAAGCACATCTACGTGATGAACATCGATGGCAGCGGTGTGCAACGCATCACCCGCAACAACGCCATTAACCTGCTCCCCTCCTTCGGGCCCGGTGGAGCGATCTATTTCACGAGCTACCAGGACCAGAACCCCGACCTCTGGGTCTGGCGAGGCGGCCGCGTCTCCAAGCTCTCCAGCCGCAGCGGCCAGAATAGCGGCGCGGCCTTCTGCGGCGGGAAACTTGCTGTGACCCTCTCGCTGGGCGGCGACAACACCGACGTCTACCTCATCAGCCCCGAAGACGGCTCGGTCGTGCAGCGCCTCACCGACCACTGGGCCATCGACGTCTCCCCGACCTGGAGTCCGGACTGCAGCCGAATCGCCTTCGTCTCCGGACGCTCCGGCGGTGCCCACATCTACGTGATGAACGCCGACGGCACCGAGCAGCGCCGCCTCACCTTCCAGGGCACCTACAACACCACCCCGGAGTGGTCCCCACGCGGCGATCGCATCGTCTTTAGCGGCCGGGACGAACGCAATCACTACGACATCTTCAGTGTCGATATGCAGGGCAATATCGAACGCCTTACCCAGGACCAGGGTAATAACTTCGAGCCCAGCTACAGCCCCGACGGGCGTTATCTCGTCTTTACCAGCGACCGCGGAGGGCAGGGCAAGCGCCTCTGGCTGATGAGCGCCGACGGGCTTTTCCAGAAACTGCTTACCGAAGAGGGTTCGAGCTACGAGGAGGCCGCATGGGAACGTTAA
- a CDS encoding biopolymer transporter ExbD, which translates to MAMNSSGGGGTVLSEINVTPLVDVMLVLLVIFMVTTPLIEQDDEKREVEMDLPVTRDNESRVNLDQTDQIILEIDDNLQIFIGETMIVDCTAALDQAEPQRFEPCFDELQSKVASNQKLQDQGRLYLLGHPDIPYGFVVGAMNRIRLAGVSNVGMVTNPEYRQAEPQ; encoded by the coding sequence ATGGCTATGAACTCCTCAGGTGGTGGGGGGACCGTCCTCTCCGAGATCAACGTCACCCCGCTGGTCGACGTGATGCTCGTGCTCCTGGTCATCTTCATGGTGACCACGCCGTTGATCGAGCAAGACGACGAGAAGCGAGAAGTCGAGATGGACCTTCCGGTCACCCGCGACAACGAGAGCCGCGTCAACCTCGATCAGACCGACCAGATCATCCTGGAGATCGACGACAACCTCCAGATCTTCATCGGTGAGACGATGATCGTCGACTGCACCGCCGCCCTCGACCAGGCCGAGCCGCAGCGCTTTGAGCCTTGCTTCGACGAGCTGCAATCCAAAGTTGCCTCCAACCAGAAGCTCCAGGACCAGGGGCGTCTCTACCTCCTGGGCCATCCGGACATCCCCTACGGCTTCGTCGTCGGCGCGATGAATCGCATCCGCCTGGCCGGCGTCTCTAACGTAGGCATGGTGACCAATCCCGAGTACCGACAGGCCGAGCCGCAGTGA
- a CDS encoding penicillin-binding protein activator, which translates to MIKVHLFRKSTRGLTLALSALILSGALGCKTTRSSTTLEQEPPIVAQSPEVQAEFEDAVALLNAGDYEDAAERLRLLQAENADDRIAQVAELYIARALIGDIDARFEAMEKGQWQALSPEVEHLLTPLASSSSVDERVRFGAAAYLALSQALNAQSVQVAATLRAYPGPSISPAILEKDRTWVWPLIAEGLQQAQRPVEAIEAWARTFEALKPGPGAEAEQLLTAPSSGAVGGTDESSRNDAGAAQVQTYAGGDENLEFGDGQSLLPGQVMAVSRAFDAADTLSDRQAADLLNAERPFVRALATWAYVRREARQGIDEREQEALLEIFNENAPYFLEMGVASRAAELSMTIASLSEARRLVVGALLPLSGPNRAVGYRALSGMLIAQQSFHVAGEPAVTLIIEDSAADPAAALQRLVDLGALAIVGPLDGRIAAELREPAANAGVSMIALAPEAIEGGGEERTSLLFRNFLSATSEARAMATLSFEQLHDRRAAIVFPDMGYGRVMAQAFAHEFRARGGQIVAEVSYDRSSSNFVDTAKAVARANPDAIFIPDSGSKIAQLSAFMAQENIWGHAPDKRPSARAQRTYVHYLGTSLWQDPIVTRQAASYVEGALIPAWYSATFDDADTRQFSAGFEAVYERRADYFEAFAYDSVQRLRELMVERGVGRAETLASSLHTNEWASGATGRYRFDDRGEPVRELRMLQVKSGEWAAFERSIMTPLHRPSSPTPDANGSAP; encoded by the coding sequence ATGATCAAGGTGCACCTTTTCCGAAAGTCGACCCGAGGCCTGACCCTGGCGCTGAGTGCCCTTATCCTCAGTGGGGCACTCGGCTGCAAGACCACACGCAGCAGCACGACCCTGGAGCAGGAACCGCCCATCGTGGCCCAGTCCCCCGAGGTCCAGGCGGAGTTCGAGGACGCGGTGGCTCTTCTCAACGCTGGCGACTACGAAGACGCGGCCGAACGTCTGCGTCTTCTGCAGGCGGAGAACGCCGACGATCGCATCGCTCAGGTGGCCGAACTCTATATCGCGCGCGCGCTCATCGGCGACATTGATGCGCGCTTCGAAGCGATGGAAAAGGGGCAGTGGCAAGCCCTCTCTCCCGAGGTCGAACATCTGCTGACACCGCTGGCATCGTCCTCCTCGGTGGATGAACGTGTGCGCTTTGGCGCGGCCGCCTATCTGGCGTTGAGCCAGGCCCTCAACGCGCAATCCGTGCAGGTCGCCGCAACCTTGCGCGCCTACCCCGGCCCCTCCATCAGCCCGGCGATCCTCGAGAAAGACCGTACCTGGGTCTGGCCGCTTATCGCCGAGGGGCTTCAGCAGGCCCAACGCCCTGTCGAAGCGATCGAGGCCTGGGCGCGAACCTTCGAGGCCCTTAAGCCCGGGCCTGGAGCCGAGGCAGAACAGCTACTTACGGCCCCGTCTTCTGGCGCTGTGGGCGGTACCGACGAGTCTTCCCGCAACGACGCCGGCGCAGCCCAGGTCCAGACCTACGCCGGGGGGGATGAGAATCTGGAGTTTGGCGACGGCCAGTCGCTTCTTCCGGGGCAAGTGATGGCTGTCTCACGTGCCTTCGACGCCGCCGACACCTTAAGCGATCGCCAGGCCGCCGACCTCCTCAATGCCGAACGCCCCTTTGTGCGAGCCCTGGCCACCTGGGCTTACGTGCGCCGGGAGGCCCGCCAGGGCATCGACGAGCGCGAGCAGGAAGCCCTCCTGGAGATCTTCAACGAGAACGCCCCTTATTTCCTTGAGATGGGTGTCGCCAGTCGCGCCGCCGAACTCTCCATGACCATCGCTTCCTTAAGCGAGGCGCGGCGCCTGGTCGTCGGCGCGCTCCTTCCCCTGAGTGGTCCTAACCGCGCTGTGGGTTACCGCGCACTCTCAGGCATGCTCATCGCCCAGCAGTCTTTTCACGTTGCCGGTGAGCCTGCCGTGACTCTGATCATTGAAGACAGCGCCGCGGACCCTGCCGCAGCCCTCCAGCGTCTGGTCGACCTCGGTGCGCTCGCCATCGTCGGCCCCCTCGACGGGCGCATCGCCGCTGAGCTTCGAGAGCCTGCCGCCAACGCCGGCGTCTCCATGATCGCGCTTGCCCCCGAGGCCATCGAAGGAGGCGGAGAAGAGCGCACCTCCTTGCTCTTCCGCAACTTCCTCAGCGCCACCTCTGAAGCTCGCGCCATGGCCACGCTCTCGTTTGAGCAGCTTCATGACCGCCGCGCTGCGATTGTCTTTCCTGACATGGGCTACGGCCGAGTGATGGCGCAGGCTTTCGCCCACGAGTTCCGCGCCCGCGGCGGGCAGATTGTCGCCGAGGTCTCCTACGACCGCTCCAGCTCCAACTTTGTCGACACCGCAAAGGCCGTCGCCCGTGCCAACCCCGATGCGATCTTCATCCCGGACTCCGGCAGCAAGATTGCCCAGCTCAGCGCCTTCATGGCCCAGGAGAACATCTGGGGCCATGCCCCCGATAAACGACCCTCGGCCCGTGCTCAGCGTACCTACGTGCACTACCTGGGTACCAGCCTCTGGCAGGACCCCATCGTCACTCGCCAGGCCGCAAGCTACGTGGAGGGCGCGCTTATCCCGGCCTGGTATTCCGCGACCTTTGATGACGCCGACACCAGGCAGTTCAGCGCGGGCTTCGAGGCCGTCTACGAGCGGAGGGCCGACTACTTCGAGGCCTTTGCCTACGACTCGGTCCAACGTCTTCGTGAGCTGATGGTCGAGCGCGGTGTGGGGCGCGCCGAGACTCTGGCGAGCTCGCTCCACACAAATGAGTGGGCGAGTGGCGCCACCGGGCGCTACCGCTTCGATGATCGGGGTGAACCGGTGCGAGAGCTGCGGATGCTTCAGGTCAAGTCCGGAGAGTGGGCAGCGTTTGAGCGCAGCATCATGACTCCGCTCCATCGTCCCTCCAGCCCGACCCCCGACGCCAACGGGAGCGCGCCGTGA
- a CDS encoding MATE family efflux transporter, translating into MARASTVDTTEGSLAGRSAQLAWPAVLQAILANFYAFNDFVFVGMLGDAAATAALSACFALLILHFTFIKVFPVGATALIAQAFGARKPERIGALFRSAVTTTMGLSLLIAVAGVLAMPWFVSLANVTPEVGLHVADYLRIIYWATPTFALMLVVVGVFRACGDTRTPLVLEIGSLLVNIVLNFILVLGWGPIPAMGIEGAALATALSRGLPGIVGLGMILRGDLDFDPMAGVRGRLAWRPDLNLSRQMAAIGIFEALSGLIYGGVYLMLNRMAGELGSAAQGGLGAGLRGIEWIGFAFGSGFLTASISIVGQNVGAGKMDRAWGGAWISAGLSALCCQLVGLIFILFPESLSRMVTDDLDTLRYAMIYVYYIGWVMWAVGFEMSMFGAMVGAGQSRTALAVSGGYNLVRIPLAAGLLFGLDNLIDGVRWVTLGAADAPDVVGPFAALVWTIGLTSVLKAITYALILSARWRALKRSQTTPRVRGARSVRM; encoded by the coding sequence ATGGCACGCGCCTCCACCGTCGACACCACTGAGGGAAGCCTGGCCGGGCGCTCCGCCCAACTGGCCTGGCCGGCTGTCCTTCAGGCCATCCTCGCAAACTTCTACGCCTTCAACGACTTTGTCTTCGTGGGCATGTTGGGGGACGCGGCGGCCACCGCTGCGCTCTCCGCATGCTTCGCGCTGCTCATCCTCCACTTCACCTTCATCAAGGTCTTCCCCGTCGGCGCCACTGCGCTTATCGCCCAGGCCTTCGGCGCGCGTAAGCCCGAGCGCATCGGCGCGCTCTTTCGCAGCGCGGTCACCACCACCATGGGGCTCTCCTTGCTCATCGCGGTGGCAGGCGTTCTGGCGATGCCCTGGTTTGTGAGCCTGGCCAACGTCACACCGGAGGTGGGTCTTCACGTCGCCGATTACCTGCGAATCATTTACTGGGCCACGCCCACCTTCGCGCTGATGCTCGTTGTCGTCGGAGTCTTCCGCGCCTGCGGAGACACCCGCACCCCTCTTGTTCTGGAGATAGGAAGCCTCCTGGTCAACATCGTCCTCAACTTCATCCTCGTGCTGGGCTGGGGGCCTATCCCCGCCATGGGCATTGAGGGCGCGGCGCTGGCCACCGCATTGAGTCGAGGACTTCCCGGCATCGTCGGCCTCGGGATGATCCTGCGCGGCGACCTCGACTTCGACCCGATGGCCGGTGTGCGTGGACGTCTTGCCTGGCGCCCCGACCTCAACCTCTCCCGTCAGATGGCCGCCATCGGTATCTTCGAGGCTCTCTCCGGCCTGATCTACGGCGGCGTCTACCTGATGCTTAACCGGATGGCCGGCGAACTGGGTTCGGCCGCTCAGGGCGGCCTGGGCGCAGGCTTAAGAGGCATCGAGTGGATCGGCTTCGCGTTTGGCAGCGGCTTCCTTACCGCCAGTATCTCTATCGTCGGCCAGAACGTCGGCGCCGGAAAAATGGACCGCGCATGGGGAGGTGCCTGGATCAGCGCGGGGCTCAGCGCCCTCTGCTGCCAGCTCGTCGGCCTTATCTTCATCCTCTTCCCCGAGTCCCTCTCGCGCATGGTCACCGACGACCTCGACACTCTGCGCTACGCCATGATCTACGTCTACTACATCGGGTGGGTGATGTGGGCGGTCGGCTTTGAAATGTCGATGTTCGGCGCGATGGTCGGGGCAGGGCAGTCCCGCACGGCGCTGGCCGTCTCCGGCGGCTACAACCTCGTGCGTATTCCCCTCGCTGCGGGCCTGCTCTTTGGCCTCGATAACCTCATCGACGGCGTGCGCTGGGTCACTCTCGGAGCTGCAGACGCCCCTGACGTTGTCGGCCCCTTCGCTGCTCTGGTCTGGACCATTGGCCTGACGTCGGTCCTGAAAGCCATCACCTACGCCCTGATCTTGAGTGCCCGCTGGAGGGCACTCAAGCGCTCCCAGACCACCCCCCGCGTCCGTGGTGCGCGCAGCGTGCGAATGTGA
- a CDS encoding OmpA family protein, protein MGTLNKYRLSTWFKTPMLVALAILLSACPKPPQEALDAAEAAVLAAEGRKDCAGEKFAAAEALLEEARAHVQAEEYEAAERKARAAERLAREAQQQANETWEDCQRRLEAARRAAEGGTQTQTTETEPETPEEELKLTTVHFPYNSAEISDVSRQALETNLRWLRQNPDATILLEGHTDERGTSEFNVALGERRARFVRDFLVQRGIKAERLSTLSYGEEKPLAFGQSEDDFARNRRVEFLPR, encoded by the coding sequence ATGGGAACGTTAAACAAGTACCGCTTGAGCACCTGGTTTAAGACCCCGATGCTCGTGGCGTTGGCCATACTGCTCAGCGCCTGCCCCAAACCTCCCCAGGAGGCGCTTGATGCCGCTGAGGCCGCTGTGCTGGCTGCCGAAGGGCGTAAAGACTGCGCCGGTGAAAAGTTCGCCGCCGCCGAGGCTCTCCTCGAAGAGGCGCGCGCGCATGTCCAGGCTGAGGAGTACGAGGCGGCCGAACGCAAGGCCCGCGCTGCCGAGCGACTGGCCCGCGAGGCGCAACAGCAGGCCAATGAGACCTGGGAAGACTGTCAGCGTCGGCTGGAGGCAGCGCGCCGCGCTGCAGAAGGCGGCACTCAGACTCAGACCACCGAAACCGAGCCGGAGACTCCCGAGGAAGAACTCAAGCTCACCACGGTGCACTTCCCCTACAACAGCGCCGAGATCTCCGACGTCTCTCGTCAGGCCCTGGAAACCAACCTGCGCTGGCTGCGTCAAAACCCCGACGCCACCATTCTGCTCGAAGGCCATACTGACGAGCGTGGAACCTCGGAGTTCAACGTCGCGCTAGGGGAGCGCCGCGCGCGTTTTGTTCGCGACTTTCTCGTGCAACGCGGCATCAAGGCCGAGCGCCTCTCCACCCTCTCGTACGGGGAGGAGAAGCCATTAGCCTTCGGTCAGTCCGAAGATGACTTCGCCCGCAACCGTCGCGTGGAGTTTTTGCCTCGATGA
- a CDS encoding VOC family protein, which yields MNPGLHHIALGAREVEEVARFYCEAFGLRELTRHRNEEGTLRSVWLDLNPGVLMVEHTRDERPQVEGVGAGPFWLAFAIAVEERESLRRRLKSMGSEVEDESTYSLYARDPEGNRVAVSHYPHPAPEG from the coding sequence ATGAACCCCGGATTGCATCATATCGCCCTGGGAGCACGCGAGGTCGAGGAGGTGGCGCGATTCTATTGCGAAGCCTTCGGGCTGCGGGAGCTGACACGTCACCGCAATGAGGAAGGTACGCTGCGCTCGGTCTGGCTCGATCTCAACCCGGGGGTACTCATGGTGGAACATACGCGCGATGAGCGTCCGCAGGTTGAGGGCGTGGGAGCAGGCCCCTTTTGGTTGGCGTTTGCGATCGCTGTTGAAGAGCGCGAGTCGTTACGACGCCGCCTGAAGTCGATGGGGAGTGAGGTGGAAGACGAGAGCACGTATTCGCTCTATGCCCGCGACCCGGAGGGCAACCGGGTCGCGGTGAGCCATTACCCCCACCCTGCCCCCGAGGGGTGA
- a CDS encoding dimethylarginine dimethylaminohydrolase family protein, translating to MKPAVLMAHPRHFTIKGGANPHTRNKDKSLKEVDPTLALEQWNTYVDQLVECGLDVYVIDPTPELTGMVFTANAGFIYGLHDTRPSPQKTFFPSHFMVEHRMGETERFADFFTNFGLQVSDIPEQWRWEGEADAFPVLKGADQTWIFTHGFRSDSEVGDWLESGLLNEDVVSLTLSDERYYHGDTAICDLGDHVLVYLDALEPVSRERIKEVLGERLVEIEEKDARAFLGNSFYVEVEERRLLFVPAGVRKKTQKAIEKLGVEVIEIDVSEFFGKGGGGPKCMIFNLGVCDPAEAGLTEEQSAFRHARHINSLRSRRGRIR from the coding sequence ATGAAACCAGCGGTATTGATGGCGCACCCGCGCCATTTTACGATCAAAGGCGGCGCAAACCCCCATACGCGCAACAAGGACAAATCCCTCAAAGAGGTCGACCCCACGCTGGCCCTGGAGCAGTGGAACACCTACGTCGACCAGCTCGTGGAGTGCGGCCTCGACGTCTACGTTATCGACCCCACCCCCGAGCTCACCGGCATGGTCTTTACCGCCAACGCCGGCTTCATCTACGGCCTGCACGACACCAGGCCCTCTCCCCAGAAGACCTTCTTCCCCTCCCACTTCATGGTGGAGCACCGCATGGGCGAGACCGAGCGTTTCGCCGACTTCTTCACCAATTTTGGACTGCAAGTCAGCGACATACCCGAGCAATGGCGCTGGGAAGGGGAGGCCGACGCCTTTCCTGTCCTCAAAGGCGCAGATCAGACCTGGATTTTCACCCACGGCTTCCGCTCTGACTCCGAGGTCGGCGACTGGCTGGAGAGCGGTCTGCTCAATGAAGACGTCGTCTCCCTGACGCTGAGCGACGAGCGCTACTACCACGGCGACACCGCCATCTGTGACCTGGGTGACCACGTTCTCGTCTACCTCGACGCCCTCGAACCGGTATCCCGCGAGCGCATCAAAGAAGTCCTGGGCGAGCGCCTCGTCGAAATTGAGGAAAAGGACGCCAGGGCCTTCCTCGGAAACTCGTTCTACGTCGAAGTCGAGGAGCGACGTCTGCTCTTTGTCCCGGCCGGCGTCCGCAAGAAGACCCAGAAGGCCATCGAGAAGCTCGGTGTGGAGGTCATCGAGATCGACGTCTCCGAGTTCTTCGGCAAGGGCGGAGGCGGGCCCAAGTGCATGATCTTCAACCTCGGTGTTTGCGATCCGGCCGAAGCTGGCCTCACCGAGGAGCAGAGTGCTTTCCGTCACGCCCGCCACATCAACAGTCTGCGCAGTCGCCGCGGTCGCATCCGCTGA
- a CDS encoding TonB C-terminal domain-containing protein, with the protein MTSTPIKPASPQQGGGAFEIGAGIALTLALHGIIALSVWWASTLAPEEPEQLELVFDRVELLALGEERPEAALPRMANPEPPPPAPDEAVVVPDPEPQPDENQVNLQAQRHEEEQERQRQRDEEERRREQEERERRRKAALSALSNPDRPYNDDAPEGSPDGVAGGTVSDAAMANMMGTYQARLLQEILRAWTVPTTLGDAELAQLAGSVRVFVRLSEGGKIVSHTFRARSGNEQFDASIDRAIRQFHVQFGGRTLPLPDNEDVRREVLREGLLLTRWDSTAR; encoded by the coding sequence ATGACGTCGACCCCGATAAAACCAGCCTCGCCCCAACAGGGCGGGGGAGCGTTTGAGATCGGCGCGGGCATTGCGCTTACCCTGGCGCTTCACGGCATCATCGCGCTCAGCGTCTGGTGGGCCTCCACGTTGGCTCCCGAGGAGCCGGAGCAGCTTGAACTGGTCTTCGACAGGGTCGAACTTCTGGCCCTGGGCGAAGAGCGGCCCGAGGCGGCGTTGCCTCGAATGGCCAACCCTGAGCCGCCGCCACCGGCGCCCGATGAGGCTGTCGTGGTCCCGGATCCCGAGCCCCAACCCGATGAGAACCAGGTCAACCTCCAGGCTCAGCGCCACGAAGAGGAGCAGGAACGCCAGCGTCAACGCGACGAAGAGGAGCGCCGCCGAGAGCAGGAAGAGCGCGAACGCCGTCGCAAAGCAGCGCTGAGCGCCCTGAGCAACCCCGACCGCCCCTACAACGACGACGCCCCCGAGGGCAGCCCCGATGGGGTCGCCGGCGGCACCGTCTCCGATGCGGCCATGGCCAACATGATGGGTACCTACCAGGCGCGCCTCCTCCAGGAGATCCTTCGCGCATGGACCGTCCCCACCACCCTGGGCGACGCCGAGCTCGCCCAACTCGCCGGCAGTGTCCGCGTCTTTGTTCGCCTCTCCGAAGGCGGCAAAATCGTCAGCCACACCTTCCGCGCCCGCAGCGGTAATGAGCAGTTTGACGCGAGCATCGACCGCGCCATCCGCCAGTTTCATGTCCAGTTCGGCGGCCGTACCTTGCCGCTCCCTGACAATGAAGATGTTCGACGTGAGGTGCTCCGCGAGGGGCTCTTGCTGACGCGGTGGGATTCCACCGCACGATGA
- the ttcA gene encoding tRNA 2-thiocytidine(32) synthetase TtcA has product MAELDRLHQRLLGKVKTAAKNFGIFEDGDHILVCLSGGKDSYTLLDMLIELQRSSPYTLKLTAFHLDQKQPGYPEGVLRAYLEEQPVPFEICEEDTYSVVQEKLAPDATPCSLCSRMRRGIIYRRAEALGCNKIALGHHRDDSIETLLLNLFYTGRTQGMPAQFTTDDGRFRVIRPLILAAEDEIATYAGLRGFPIIPCNLCGSVEGKRKFVKGLLNDLETTIPHVRHSLLAAMGNVKPSHLLDKDLHSLAEDAADQSPTGGCATEPALF; this is encoded by the coding sequence ATGGCCGAGCTGGATCGACTTCATCAGCGCCTTCTGGGGAAGGTGAAGACCGCGGCAAAGAACTTTGGCATCTTCGAAGACGGCGACCACATCCTGGTCTGCCTCTCCGGGGGAAAAGATTCTTATACGCTCCTCGATATGCTCATCGAGCTGCAGCGATCGAGCCCCTACACGCTCAAACTCACCGCCTTCCACCTCGACCAGAAGCAGCCCGGCTACCCCGAAGGTGTGCTCCGCGCCTACCTCGAGGAGCAGCCTGTCCCCTTCGAGATATGCGAGGAGGACACCTACTCTGTCGTCCAGGAGAAGTTGGCCCCTGACGCCACTCCCTGCTCTCTGTGCAGCCGCATGCGTCGTGGTATCATTTACCGCCGCGCCGAAGCCCTGGGATGCAACAAAATCGCTCTGGGCCACCACCGCGACGACAGCATTGAGACCCTCCTTCTCAACCTCTTCTACACCGGTCGCACCCAGGGCATGCCCGCCCAATTCACCACCGACGACGGCCGTTTTCGGGTCATCCGTCCCCTGATCCTTGCTGCCGAGGACGAGATCGCCACGTACGCCGGGCTGCGTGGCTTCCCCATCATTCCCTGCAATCTCTGCGGCTCCGTCGAGGGCAAGCGCAAGTTCGTCAAAGGCCTACTCAACGACCTTGAGACGACCATCCCCCACGTCCGCCACAGCCTCCTGGCAGCTATGGGCAACGTCAAACCCAGCCACCTCCTCGACAAGGACCTCCACTCTCTGGCGGAGGACGCCGCCGATCAAAGTCCTACCGGTGGGTGCGCGACCGAGCCCGCGCTCTTCTGA